In one Oncorhynchus nerka isolate Pitt River linkage group LG7, Oner_Uvic_2.0, whole genome shotgun sequence genomic region, the following are encoded:
- the LOC115131748 gene encoding palmitoyltransferase ZDHHC3-like isoform X2, which produces MRKSQANRCRDIERQAGYLQPEHCAPPPTLPHSDTMWFIRDCCGIVCGVITWCLVFYAEFVVLFVVLLPAKNLLYSLINGALFSVLAFLALASHARAMCTDPGAVPKGNATKEFIESLQLKPGQVVYKCPKCCSIKPDRAHHCSVCKRCIKKMDHHCPWVNNCVGEKNQKFFVLFTMYIALISLHALVMVAFHFIFCFESDWTKCSTFSPPATVILLILLCFEGLLFLIFTSVMFGTQVHSICADETGIEQLKKEERRWAKRTRWMNMRVVFGHPFSIAWLSPFATPDHGKADYYQYVV; this is translated from the exons ATGAGGAAGAGCCAGGCAAACCGTTGCAGGGACATCGAGAGGCAAGCCGGCTACCTGCAGCCCGAGCACTGCGCCCCTCCCCCAACCCTCCCCCACTCCGACACCATGTGGTTCATCCGCGACTGCTGCGGCATCGTATGCGGCGTCATCACCTGGTGTCTGGTGTTCTATGCCGAGTTCGTGGTGCTCTTTGTCGTGCTGCTGCCTGCCAAGAACCTGCTCTATAGTCTAATCAACGGTGCACTGTTCAGTGTCCTCGCCTTCCTCGCCCTGGCCTCACACGCCCGGGCCATGTGCACAGACCCG GGTGCGGTGCCTAAAGGGAACGCGACCAAGGAGTTTATAGAGAGCCTGCAGCTCAAGCCCGGTCAGGTGGTCTACAAATGTCCCAAGTGTTGCAGTATCAAGCCCGACAGAGCTCACCACTGCAG TGTGTGCAAACGCTGTATCAAGAAGATGGACCACCATTGCCCATGGGTAAACAACTGCGTAGGAGAGAAGAACCAGAAATTCTTTGTGCTTTTCACA ATGTACATTGCACTGATATCCCTCCATGCCCTGGTCATGGTTGCCTTTCATTTTATCTTCTGCTTTGAGTCGGACTGGACGA AGTGCAGTACATTCTCTCCTCCAGCGACcgtcatcctcctcatcctcctctgctTTGAGGGACTCCTCTTCCTCATTTTTACCTCAGTGATGTTTGGGACCCAGGTCCATTCCATCTGTGCCGATGAGACA GGCATAGAGCAGTtgaaaaaggaggagaggagatgggctaaAAGGACAAGGTGGATGAACATGAGGGTGGTATTTGGCCATCCGTTCTCTATAGCCTGGCTAAGTCCCTTTGCAACACCTGACCACGGGAAGGCAGACTATTACCAGTACGTTGTCTGA